One Camarhynchus parvulus chromosome 26, STF_HiC, whole genome shotgun sequence genomic window carries:
- the TMEM167B gene encoding protein kish-B encodes MTNVYSLDGLLVFGLLLVCTCAYLRKVPRLRTWLLSERRGIWGVCHKAAVIGTRLHVAVSMSCLLMAFYVLVGK; translated from the exons ATGACCAACG TTTATTCCTTGGACGGGCTCCTGGTGTTCGGGCTGCTCCTGGTTTGCACTTGTGCGTACCTGCGGAAGGTGCCCCGACTGCGCACCTGGCTCCTGTCTGAGCGCAGGGGCATCTGGGGAGTCTGCCACAAGG ctgctgtgattGGGACCCGCCTGCACGTGGCTGTGTCCATGTCCTGTCTTCTCATGGCCTTCTACGTCCTTGTGGGAAAGTGA